From Solibacillus isronensis, the proteins below share one genomic window:
- a CDS encoding 2-oxoacid:ferredoxin oxidoreductase subunit beta codes for MATFKDFRNSVKPNWCPGCGDFSVQAAIQRAAANVGYEPSELAVISGIGCSGRISGYINSYGFHGIHGRALPIAQGLKMANKDLKVIASGGDGDGFAIGMGHTIHAIRRNIDITYVVMDNQIYGLTKGQTSPRSAAGFITKSTPGGAIEPSLKPLEVALTAGATFVAQGFSTDIKELTAMIEAGLNHKGFSFINVFSPCVTYNKVNTYDWFKENLTKLADIEGYDSSNRELAMQTVMRHEGLVTGIIYQDTETTSYQEKIKGYSELPLTDIDISLSAEQFDQLTKEFM; via the coding sequence ATGGCAACATTTAAAGATTTCCGAAATTCCGTAAAACCTAACTGGTGTCCAGGCTGTGGTGACTTCTCCGTACAAGCGGCGATTCAGCGTGCAGCAGCAAACGTAGGCTATGAACCAAGCGAATTGGCAGTTATTTCAGGAATCGGCTGTTCTGGTCGTATTTCAGGCTATATTAACTCATACGGCTTCCACGGTATTCACGGTCGTGCATTACCGATCGCACAAGGCCTTAAAATGGCGAACAAAGACCTGAAAGTTATCGCTTCAGGCGGTGACGGTGACGGCTTCGCTATCGGTATGGGTCACACAATCCATGCAATCCGCCGTAACATCGACATTACGTATGTAGTAATGGATAACCAAATTTACGGATTAACAAAAGGGCAAACGTCTCCACGTTCTGCAGCTGGTTTCATTACGAAATCAACACCAGGCGGAGCGATTGAGCCATCATTAAAACCATTAGAAGTAGCGTTAACAGCAGGAGCGACATTTGTGGCACAAGGCTTCTCAACAGATATTAAAGAACTGACAGCGATGATCGAAGCCGGTTTAAACCATAAAGGCTTCTCATTCATTAACGTATTCTCACCATGTGTAACGTACAACAAAGTAAATACGTACGACTGGTTCAAAGAGAATTTAACAAAGCTTGCTGATATCGAAGGCTATGATTCATCTAACCGTGAACTGGCGATGCAAACAGTAATGCGCCATGAAGGTCTTGTAACAGGCATTATTTATCAGGATACTGAAACAACTTCGTATCAGGAAAAAATTAAAGGCTATTCAGAGCTGCCGTTAACAGATATCGATATTAGCTTATCAGCAGAACAATTTGATCAGCTGACGAAAGAATTTATGTAA
- a CDS encoding 2-oxoacid:acceptor oxidoreductase subunit alpha, which translates to MLHQLSWKVGGQQGEGIESTGEIFSMAMNRLGYFLYGYRHFSSRIKGGHTNNKITVRPTEVRAIADDLDILVAFDQETIDVNYKELTPSSIILADAKFDPKNPEDSVAPLYAVPFTEIAAELGTSLMKNMVAIGATAALLNLDESVFQSVVNEIFGRKGEEVVAKNIEAIERGRQAISEQIGDRVGTWEIAPADGKRRMFMIGNDAAALGALAAGSRFMAAYPITPASEIMEYMIKKLPLVGGAVIQTEDEIAAATMAIGANYGGVRAFTASAGPGLSLMMEAIGLSGMTEQPLVIFDTQRGGPSTGLPTKQEQSDLMAMLYGTHGEIPKVVIAPSTMEEAFYDTIQAFNIAEELQLPVIVMTDLQLSLGKQSVDPFDYSKIEIRRGKIVEAVEDVESKDYFKRYENAEDGVSPRVLPGTKGGIHHVTGVEHDETGKPSEATGNRRTQMDKRMRKLQHVRFENPVYVNAPHEDADVLLVGFNSTRGAIEEVQEKLNSEGVKVNHAHIKLIHPFPAEEMSALMDKAKKVIVVENNATGQLANVMKMNIGGHAKTKSILKYDGTPFLPRELTNLVKEEI; encoded by the coding sequence ATGTTACATCAGCTTTCATGGAAAGTCGGTGGGCAGCAAGGTGAAGGGATTGAGAGTACAGGTGAAATCTTCTCAATGGCAATGAATCGTCTAGGGTATTTCCTATACGGTTACCGTCATTTCTCTTCTCGTATTAAAGGTGGCCATACGAATAATAAAATTACGGTTCGTCCGACAGAAGTACGCGCAATTGCGGACGACTTAGATATACTAGTGGCGTTTGACCAGGAAACGATCGACGTGAACTATAAAGAATTAACACCAAGCAGTATCATTTTAGCGGATGCGAAATTCGATCCGAAAAATCCGGAAGACAGTGTCGCGCCATTATACGCGGTGCCATTTACGGAAATTGCGGCTGAGCTTGGTACGTCTCTAATGAAAAACATGGTGGCGATTGGTGCAACGGCAGCGCTTTTAAACTTGGATGAATCGGTTTTCCAAAGTGTTGTAAATGAAATTTTCGGACGTAAGGGTGAAGAAGTCGTTGCGAAGAACATTGAAGCGATTGAACGTGGTCGTCAAGCGATTTCAGAGCAAATCGGTGACCGTGTCGGCACATGGGAAATTGCGCCTGCAGACGGAAAACGCCGTATGTTCATGATCGGTAACGATGCAGCGGCATTAGGTGCATTGGCAGCCGGCTCTCGTTTCATGGCAGCATATCCGATTACACCGGCATCTGAAATTATGGAATACATGATTAAGAAGCTTCCCTTAGTAGGTGGAGCGGTTATTCAAACAGAAGACGAGATTGCTGCAGCAACAATGGCGATCGGTGCAAACTACGGTGGTGTGCGTGCATTCACAGCATCAGCTGGTCCGGGTCTTTCATTAATGATGGAAGCAATCGGTCTTTCAGGTATGACGGAGCAGCCGCTTGTTATTTTCGATACACAGCGCGGTGGTCCATCAACAGGTTTACCGACAAAGCAAGAGCAATCGGATTTAATGGCGATGCTTTACGGTACACACGGTGAAATTCCGAAAGTAGTCATTGCGCCTTCTACAATGGAAGAAGCGTTTTATGATACGATTCAGGCGTTTAACATTGCCGAAGAATTACAATTACCTGTTATCGTGATGACAGACTTGCAGTTATCATTAGGTAAGCAGTCGGTTGATCCATTTGATTACAGTAAAATTGAAATTCGCCGCGGCAAAATTGTCGAAGCAGTTGAAGATGTAGAATCAAAAGATTACTTCAAGCGTTATGAAAATGCAGAAGACGGCGTTTCTCCACGTGTCCTGCCAGGTACAAAAGGCGGTATTCACCATGTAACGGGTGTAGAGCATGATGAAACAGGGAAGCCATCTGAAGCAACGGGCAACCGTCGCACGCAAATGGATAAGCGTATGCGTAAATTACAGCATGTCCGCTTTGAAAATCCGGTATACGTAAACGCACCGCATGAAGATGCGGACGTATTGCTTGTAGGCTTCAACTCAACGCGCGGAGCAATAGAAGAAGTTCAGGAAAAGCTGAACTCTGAAGGCGTAAAAGTGAACCATGCACATATTAAGCTGATCCATCCATTCCCTGCAGAAGAGATGAGTGCATTAATGGATAAAGCGAAAAAAGTGATTGTCGTTGAAAACAATGCGACAGGTCAGCTTGCAAATGTTATGAAAATGAATATCGGTGGTCACGCGAAGACTAAATCGATTTTAAAATACGATGGTACACCATTCTTACCACGTGAATTAACAAACTTAGTGAAGGAGGAAATTTAA
- the hrcA gene encoding heat-inducible transcriptional repressor HrcA: MLTNRQLQLLQVIVDEFVMSAQPVGSRQLSKKEGITYSAATIRNEMADLEELGFLEKTHTSSGRVPSEKGYRFYVDHLLQPQIITSGEVAQIQSLFKKQIVEAEQIIKESANILSELTTYTTILLGPDVQKHRVKKFQIVPLTEQTAVAIIITDNGHVENRTLTLPPGFNPHDIEKMVNILNDRLVGVPLYELPIKLQTEAISVLKSHIHASDSIVRSLLSITSNHHENKVYYGGKSNMLNQPEFHDLEKMRMLMDLIDKESQVQTLFNEQKNGIQIRIGSENNHLAMENCSVITASFLVGEEQQGAIAIIGPTRMDYRRVVTLLDVMTNSLSRAFFDKKQ; the protein is encoded by the coding sequence ATGTTAACAAATCGGCAGTTACAACTATTGCAAGTAATCGTAGACGAATTTGTGATGTCAGCACAGCCTGTTGGTTCGCGTCAACTATCCAAAAAAGAAGGTATTACGTATAGTGCTGCTACAATACGTAATGAAATGGCAGATTTGGAGGAGTTAGGTTTTTTAGAAAAAACGCATACTTCTTCAGGCAGGGTCCCTTCTGAAAAAGGGTATCGCTTTTATGTCGACCATTTGCTTCAGCCTCAAATCATTACGAGTGGCGAAGTAGCGCAAATCCAGTCACTCTTTAAAAAGCAGATTGTTGAAGCAGAACAAATTATAAAAGAATCCGCAAATATATTATCGGAATTGACGACATACACGACCATTTTACTCGGTCCGGATGTTCAAAAACATCGTGTCAAAAAATTTCAGATTGTACCGTTAACAGAACAGACAGCGGTGGCTATTATCATCACAGATAACGGTCATGTAGAAAATCGCACACTAACGTTACCACCGGGTTTTAACCCGCATGATATTGAAAAGATGGTTAATATTTTGAATGACCGCCTAGTCGGTGTACCGTTATATGAACTTCCGATAAAGCTTCAAACTGAGGCAATATCGGTATTGAAGTCTCATATTCATGCATCCGATTCGATTGTCCGGTCATTGTTATCCATTACTTCAAACCATCACGAAAATAAAGTTTATTACGGTGGTAAATCCAACATGTTGAATCAGCCGGAGTTCCATGACTTAGAAAAAATGCGAATGCTGATGGATCTGATCGACAAGGAAAGCCAAGTTCAAACTTTATTCAATGAACAGAAAAATGGTATTCAAATCCGAATAGGTTCAGAAAACAATCATTTAGCGATGGAAAACTGCAGTGTCATCACCGCTTCCTTCCTTGTAGGGGAAGAACAGCAGGGGGCGATCGCCATTATCGGTCCGACGCGCATGGATTACCGACGTGTTGTCACATTATTGGATGTTATGACAAACAGTCTGTCCAGAGCGTTTTTCGATAAAAAGCAGTAA
- a CDS encoding YveK family protein → MGETISLQEIIKIIKKRLVLIIALTVIGCAVAAGISFYAITPIYDAQTQILVNQKGNADQVYSLQSTNIDLSLINTYQVIITSPVILTPVLESLDLDKTTGQLAQQISVFSKTDSKVVNIRVEDPNPAVAVDISNTVAEVFKENIPQLMSIDNISILSAAKLSENPSPVKPNKMMNIAIGAVIGVMLGIGLTFLIEYLDMSIKSERDVEDYLELPVIGMVDLIKEENQKRFSLIPRKARRG, encoded by the coding sequence TTGGGAGAAACAATCAGTCTACAGGAAATAATAAAGATCATTAAAAAACGGCTTGTATTAATTATTGCTCTTACAGTAATCGGATGTGCAGTGGCAGCTGGTATCAGTTTTTATGCGATTACCCCGATCTATGATGCGCAAACGCAGATTTTAGTGAATCAAAAAGGCAATGCCGATCAAGTGTATTCATTGCAAAGTACTAATATCGATTTAAGTTTAATTAATACGTATCAAGTCATTATTACAAGTCCGGTCATCTTGACTCCAGTACTGGAAAGCCTTGATTTGGACAAAACGACAGGGCAGCTGGCACAGCAAATATCGGTATTTAGCAAAACGGATTCAAAAGTCGTCAATATCCGTGTGGAGGACCCGAATCCGGCAGTAGCAGTGGACATATCGAATACGGTCGCGGAAGTGTTTAAAGAGAACATTCCACAGTTAATGAGCATCGATAATATCTCCATTTTATCCGCGGCGAAATTAAGCGAAAATCCGTCACCGGTAAAGCCGAATAAGATGATGAATATCGCAATTGGCGCTGTTATTGGTGTTATGCTTGGCATAGGTTTGACATTTCTCATTGAGTATTTGGATATGTCGATCAAAAGTGAGCGCGATGTGGAAGATTATCTGGAATTACCGGTGATCGGTATGGTTGATTTGATTAAAGAAGAAAATCAAAAGAGATTTTCATTAATTCCCCGAAAAGCGAGGAGAGGTTAA
- a CDS encoding geranylgeranyl pyrophosphate synthase, whose product MNSQIQLIEPKWFVQDELHIIETIVSKTSADTGIVIAGENFDATKRCRPTVRLYMIQLLDDQYEITKELDAFQFDTAEEAKQFCAKLPEMTAIDLVMLMNKEEPVFSI is encoded by the coding sequence ATGAACAGTCAAATTCAACTAATCGAACCGAAGTGGTTTGTCCAGGATGAGCTACATATCATCGAAACGATCGTTAGCAAAACTTCAGCGGATACAGGTATTGTCATTGCAGGGGAAAACTTTGATGCAACAAAGCGTTGCCGTCCAACTGTACGCCTTTATATGATCCAACTATTGGATGATCAATATGAAATAACAAAAGAATTGGATGCCTTCCAGTTCGATACTGCTGAAGAAGCAAAGCAATTTTGTGCAAAGCTGCCTGAAATGACAGCTATTGATTTGGTAATGTTAATGAATAAAGAAGAGCCTGTATTTTCTATTTAA
- a CDS encoding CpsD/CapB family tyrosine-protein kinase translates to MVRLSLRKKKNVLQNANAARKLVTFTETKSHVIEQFRTIRTNIRFSMPDEPLKTILITSSTPGEGKSTNAANLGVVFAQEDKKVLIIDADMRKPTLHHTFKTFNKVGLSNVLARRSELHDAIQETFIVGLDVITSGPIPPNPAELLSSQGLDVLLQEVKNQYDIIIIDSPPLLSVTDAQILANKCDGAIMILNTGVIDKRAAKKAQTLLAASHTKILGVVLNNYKTKNHYNYYDGYRYAE, encoded by the coding sequence ATGGTGAGGCTGAGTCTGAGAAAAAAGAAAAATGTTCTGCAAAATGCAAATGCAGCAAGGAAGCTTGTCACTTTTACTGAAACGAAATCCCATGTTATCGAGCAGTTCCGTACGATCCGTACAAATATTAGATTTTCGATGCCGGATGAGCCGTTAAAAACTATTTTAATAACGTCTTCTACTCCGGGGGAAGGGAAATCAACGAACGCGGCGAATCTTGGTGTTGTATTTGCTCAGGAAGACAAAAAGGTACTCATTATTGATGCCGATATGCGTAAGCCGACGCTTCATCATACATTTAAAACATTCAACAAAGTAGGTCTCTCGAATGTCCTGGCCAGAAGATCGGAACTGCATGATGCGATTCAGGAGACATTTATTGTAGGGCTTGATGTCATTACAAGTGGTCCTATCCCGCCAAATCCTGCTGAACTGCTTTCGTCTCAAGGATTGGATGTGTTGCTTCAGGAGGTTAAGAATCAGTATGACATCATCATTATCGATTCACCGCCGTTATTATCGGTGACTGACGCGCAGATACTGGCGAATAAATGCGACGGCGCCATTATGATTTTAAATACAGGTGTAATCGATAAACGTGCGGCAAAAAAAGCACAGACGCTATTGGCGGCTTCCCACACAAAGATTTTGGGTGTCGTTTTGAACAACTACAAAACAAAGAATCATTATAATTATTATGATGGTTATCGTTATGCTGAATAA
- the grpE gene encoding nucleotide exchange factor GrpE encodes MSETKNNEELQQEETTEEVVETAETTETEENAVDEKDQKIAELEAKLAEEDTRYLRLRADYDNLTRRNRLDREAAEKYRAQSLLTELLPVLDNLDRALQVEVTTEEAASLYKGVQMVYDQLLAATEKEGLTIIPAEGESFDPNFHQAVMQEQDSEKETGVILRELQKGYQLKDRVLRPSMVSVNE; translated from the coding sequence GTGTCAGAAACAAAAAACAATGAAGAATTGCAGCAAGAAGAAACTACGGAAGAAGTAGTGGAAACAGCTGAAACTACTGAAACAGAAGAAAACGCAGTAGATGAAAAAGATCAGAAAATCGCTGAACTTGAAGCGAAACTTGCTGAAGAGGATACGCGCTACTTGCGTTTGCGTGCAGATTACGATAACTTAACACGACGCAACCGTTTAGACCGTGAAGCAGCTGAAAAATACCGTGCACAAAGCTTATTAACTGAACTTTTACCGGTGCTGGACAATTTAGACCGTGCACTGCAAGTAGAAGTGACGACAGAAGAAGCGGCTTCATTATACAAAGGTGTACAGATGGTATATGACCAGTTACTTGCTGCAACGGAAAAAGAAGGTCTTACGATCATTCCGGCAGAAGGCGAAAGCTTTGATCCGAACTTCCACCAAGCTGTAATGCAGGAGCAAGACAGTGAAAAGGAAACAGGCGTCATTTTACGCGAACTGCAAAAAGGGTATCAGTTAAAAGACCGTGTACTGCGTCCGTCGATGGTATCTGTAAACGAGTAA
- a CDS encoding stage V sporulation protein S, with protein sequence MDSLKVSSRSNPNSVAGALVAVIREQGFAEMQAVGAGALNQAIKAVAIARGFVAPSGTDLICAPAFADIIIAGEDRTALKLLVEKRTR encoded by the coding sequence GTGGATTCATTAAAAGTATCATCTCGTTCTAATCCTAATTCTGTTGCAGGAGCACTCGTTGCGGTTATACGAGAGCAAGGGTTTGCTGAAATGCAGGCGGTAGGTGCAGGTGCGTTAAACCAGGCAATTAAAGCAGTAGCAATCGCTCGAGGGTTTGTAGCCCCAAGCGGCACAGATTTAATTTGTGCACCGGCTTTCGCGGACATTATCATTGCAGGAGAAGATCGTACGGCATTAAAACTACTCGTTGAAAAAAGAACTCGTTAA
- the hemW gene encoding radical SAM family heme chaperone HemW, which yields MARGVYIHIPFCHQICNYCDFNKVFFKNQPVDEYIEALGREMEMTVAQMPEAFTNIETIFLGGGTPTALSAQQIEKLLSLITKHIPMSSVKEFSSEANPDELTIDKLQALYNGGVNRLSMGVQSFDQSLLKKIGRTHSNEHVYETIQNAKKVGFKNISIDLMYGLPGQTMEQWQETLEKALALKLPHYSAYSLIVEPKTIFYIQYAKGKLLLPTEDLEADMYGVLMDTMEAHGLQQYEISNFANEGYESTHNKIYWDNDEYAGFGAGAHGYLEGIRYSNVAPIKKYIETVMAGERPLLHEHVVTGDEKLEEQMFLGLRKSDGVTHEEFEKKFGQPMLSIYKEIIDQLREEQLIEIDSEGIRLTRKGRFIGNEVFQRFLVGE from the coding sequence ATGGCTAGAGGTGTATATATTCACATTCCTTTTTGTCATCAAATTTGTAATTACTGCGATTTTAATAAAGTATTTTTTAAAAATCAGCCAGTTGATGAATATATTGAAGCACTTGGACGGGAAATGGAAATGACGGTTGCGCAAATGCCGGAAGCGTTCACGAATATCGAAACGATTTTCCTTGGTGGCGGTACCCCGACTGCATTGTCTGCACAGCAAATCGAAAAATTATTATCGCTCATTACGAAACATATTCCGATGTCATCCGTAAAAGAGTTTAGTAGTGAAGCAAATCCGGATGAACTGACAATCGATAAATTGCAGGCACTTTATAATGGAGGCGTCAATCGTTTAAGTATGGGCGTCCAATCATTCGACCAGTCACTGCTTAAGAAAATTGGCCGTACCCATTCGAATGAACATGTATATGAAACGATCCAAAACGCAAAAAAAGTTGGATTTAAAAATATAAGCATTGATTTAATGTATGGTCTGCCTGGCCAGACGATGGAGCAATGGCAAGAGACGCTTGAAAAGGCTTTGGCATTGAAGCTGCCGCATTATTCGGCGTACTCGCTTATTGTAGAGCCTAAAACGATCTTTTATATTCAGTATGCGAAAGGGAAGCTTCTTTTGCCGACAGAAGATCTTGAAGCGGACATGTATGGTGTTTTGATGGATACGATGGAAGCGCATGGACTCCAGCAGTACGAAATCAGCAATTTTGCGAATGAAGGCTATGAGTCAACACATAATAAAATCTATTGGGATAATGACGAATACGCAGGATTTGGCGCTGGTGCTCACGGTTACTTGGAAGGAATACGCTATTCCAATGTCGCACCGATCAAAAAGTATATTGAAACAGTGATGGCAGGGGAGCGTCCTTTATTGCATGAGCATGTAGTGACAGGTGATGAGAAGCTGGAAGAGCAGATGTTCTTAGGGTTAAGAAAATCTGACGGCGTGACGCATGAAGAATTTGAAAAGAAATTCGGTCAGCCGATGCTTTCTATATATAAGGAAATAATCGATCAATTACGGGAAGAGCAACTTATTGAAATTGACTCTGAAGGGATCCGTTTAACAAGAAAAGGCCGTTTTATCGGCAATGAAGTATTTCAGCGGTTTTTAGTAGGGGAATAA
- a CDS encoding methyl-accepting chemotaxis protein gives MRFRNAIKFKDRLAVLMIICICSNIILTVFSMDYLRKMEREAQALYEEKLMTLHMMQEFEQQYLQTNEIPTQSMERLDAFDSKMEFYMKQLASNPSIDLFEEIDAYIIERASAQLANHENDIKFGYSLLLSISMILMLLVLFFGIQAIRSINKPTRELKQLFKLVQQGDLTKYATYSARDELGETTKYYNLMIGDMKELLKSVRKNTESATEANNELQTNAEKITTGAIRIAASSDDMTGSLQYATTRLADNAASVQQVAAGIDEITERMHYVDHYIKETIAQADDGESIVGQNLLQMQDVERAMQTANNTITQLNEQTQHVSRAVTMIHSIADQTNLLALNASIEAARAGEHGRGFAVVAQEVRKLAEQSQEFTKSIATIVTKIQQGTLEATNNMENAMRSVDTGVTTTEQSAAKFREITMQVQQIGPQMEQVSTIMNEISSHTHDVAQSSMELSNRSEENLVSMHQIQEQIDIQKSSTSEIYEEIQSIAKNMRSLTHAVKRFQI, from the coding sequence GTGCGCTTTCGGAATGCGATTAAATTTAAAGACCGGCTTGCCGTATTAATGATCATTTGTATTTGCTCGAATATCATTTTAACCGTATTTAGTATGGATTACTTGAGGAAAATGGAAAGGGAAGCACAGGCTTTATATGAAGAAAAGCTCATGACCTTACATATGATGCAGGAATTCGAACAACAGTATCTACAAACGAATGAAATCCCCACACAGTCCATGGAGCGATTAGACGCTTTTGATTCCAAAATGGAGTTTTATATGAAGCAGTTGGCAAGTAACCCATCCATCGATCTCTTTGAGGAAATTGATGCATACATAATCGAGCGGGCATCCGCACAATTAGCCAATCATGAAAATGATATAAAATTCGGCTACAGTCTTCTATTATCGATCTCGATGATTTTAATGCTGCTTGTACTGTTTTTCGGCATTCAGGCGATTCGTTCGATCAATAAGCCGACCCGTGAGCTGAAGCAGCTATTTAAACTTGTACAGCAAGGGGATTTAACGAAGTACGCGACATACTCGGCTCGCGATGAACTGGGGGAAACAACGAAATACTACAATTTAATGATTGGAGATATGAAGGAGCTTTTAAAATCAGTCCGGAAAAATACAGAATCGGCGACAGAAGCGAATAACGAGCTTCAAACAAATGCCGAGAAGATTACAACAGGGGCAATACGTATTGCCGCAAGCTCGGATGACATGACAGGATCACTGCAATATGCAACGACCCGATTAGCGGATAACGCAGCATCTGTACAGCAGGTGGCTGCCGGGATTGACGAAATAACCGAGCGCATGCATTATGTTGACCATTATATAAAAGAAACGATCGCTCAGGCTGATGACGGTGAATCGATCGTCGGGCAAAATCTGTTGCAGATGCAGGATGTGGAAAGGGCGATGCAAACAGCGAACAATACAATTACCCAGCTGAATGAACAGACACAGCATGTATCACGTGCAGTGACGATGATTCACTCGATTGCCGACCAGACGAATCTGCTTGCACTAAATGCCTCCATTGAAGCAGCAAGAGCAGGGGAACATGGACGAGGGTTTGCTGTTGTGGCTCAGGAAGTAAGGAAACTAGCGGAACAATCGCAGGAGTTCACAAAATCCATTGCAACAATTGTTACAAAAATTCAGCAAGGAACTTTGGAAGCGACGAACAATATGGAAAATGCGATGAGAAGTGTTGATACGGGGGTCACGACAACGGAACAAAGCGCGGCCAAGTTCAGGGAAATTACGATGCAAGTACAACAGATTGGTCCGCAAATGGAGCAAGTTTCTACTATTATGAATGAAATTTCCAGTCATACCCATGATGTTGCACAAAGTTCGATGGAGTTAAGCAACCGCTCCGAGGAAAATCTCGTTTCGATGCACCAGATTCAGGAACAAATTGACATACAGAAAAGTTCAACGTCAGAAATTTATGAAGAAATTCAAAGCATTGCAAAAAATATGCGTTCGTTAACACATGCAGTCAAACGGTTTCAAATCTGA